The following coding sequences lie in one Pseudorca crassidens isolate mPseCra1 chromosome 2, mPseCra1.hap1, whole genome shotgun sequence genomic window:
- the PDIK1L gene encoding serine/threonine-protein kinase PDIK1L isoform X2 yields the protein MVSSQPKYDLIREVGRGSYGVVYEAVIRKTSARVAVKKIRCHAPENVELALREFWALSSIKSQHPNVIHLEECILQKDGMVQKMSHGSNSSLYLQLVETSLKGEIAFDPRSAYYLWFVMDFCDGGDMNEYLLSRKPNRKTNTSFMLQLSSALAFLHKNQIIHRDLKPDNILISQSRLDTSDLEPTLKVADFGLSKVCSAFGQNPEEPVSVNKCFLSTACGTDFYMAPEVWEGHYTAKADIFALGIIIWAMLERITFIDTETKKELLGSYVKQGTEIVPVGEALLENPKMELLIPVKKKSMNGRMKQLIKEMLAANPQDRPDAFELELRLVQIAFKDSSWET from the exons ATGGTGAGTAGCCAGCCAAAGTACGATCTAATACGGGAGGTAGGCCGAGGTAGTTACGGTGTTGTATATGAAGCAGTCATCAGAAAGACCTCTGCACGGGTGGCAGTGAAGAAAATTCGATGCCATGCACCTGAAAATGTTGAACTAGCCCTGCGTGAGTTCTGGGCActaagcagtatcaagagccaaCATCCAAATGTGATTCACTTGGAGGAATGCATCCTACAAAAGGATGGGATGGTGCAAAAGATGTCCCACGGCTCTAATTCTTCCCTTTATTTACAG ctTGTAGAGACTTCACTAAAGGGAGAAATTGCCTTTGATCCCAGAAGCGCCTATTACCTGTGGTTTGTGATGGATTTTTGTGACGGAGGAGATATGAATGAGTATCTGTTGTCCAGGAAACCCAATCGTAAAACTAACACCAGCTTCATGCTTCAGCTGAGCAGTGCCCTGGCTTTCTTGCATAAAAACCAGATCATCCATCGAGATCTAAAGCCTGATAACATCCTGATTTCTCAGAGCCGGTTGGATACCAGTGACTTGGAACCCACACTGAAAGTGGCTGATTTTGGTCTAAGTAAAGTTTGTTCAGCATTTGGGCAGAATCCAGAAGAACCTGTCAGTGTAAACAAGTGTTTCCTTTCCACAGCGTGTGGAACAGATTTCTACATGGCTCCTGAAGTGTGGGAGGGACATTACACAGCAAAAGCTGACATCTTTGCTCTGGGGATTATCATCTGGGCAATGCTGGAAAGGATCACATTCATAgacacagagacaaagaaggaactCTTGGGGAGTTATGTAAAACAAGGAACTGAGATCGTGCCTGTTGGGGAGGCACttctggaaaatcccaaaatgGAACTTCTCATTCCTGTGAAGAAAAAGTCTATGAATGGGCGAATGAAACAACTGATTAAGGAAATGCTGGCTGCAAACCCTCAGGATCGTCCAGATGCTTTTGAACTAGAACTCAGATTAGTACAAATTGCATTTAAAGATAGCAGCTGGGAAACGTGA
- the FAM110D gene encoding protein FAM110D has protein sequence MQRSQEAPANCSQLLNYLPTSSGLWGTVLPSSAKMLLASPSTPSRGRTPSAVERLEADKAKYVKTHQVIARRQEPALRGGPGPLTPHPCNELGPPPSPRTPRPARRGSGRRLPRPDSLIFYRQKRECKASVNKENAKGQGLVRRLFLGAPRDVASSSPGSTERPAAPGGWAAPQDAPDAAGKRALCPTCSLPLSEKERFFNYCGLERALVEVLGAERFSPQSWGADASPQPGTSPPPGSGDASDWTSSDGGAERRDRAECGGSEAAGSARDGRPQVSVVERNARVIQWLYGCQRARGPPRESEV, from the exons ATGCAGAG GTCCCAGGAGGCCCCAGCCAATTGCTCTCAGCTCCTCAACTATCTGCCTACCTCCAGTGGCTTATGGGGCACTGTCCTGCCCAGTTCTGCTAAGATGCTCCtggcctctccctccaccccatccAGGGGACGGACCCCCAGCGCTGTGGAGAGGCTGGAGGCCGACAAAGCCAAGTATGTCAAGACGCACCAAGTGATAGCGCGACGCCAGGAGCCAGCTCTGCGTGGGGGTCCCGGGCCGCTCACCCCGCACCCCTGCAACGAGCTGGGGCCCCCTCCATCGCCCAGGACGCCCAGACCTGCCCGCCGGGGCAGTGGCAGGCGGCTGCCAAGGCCTGATTCCCTCATATTCTACCGCCAGAAGCGCGAATGCAAGGCTTCAGTGAACAAAGAGAACGCCAAGGGCCAGGGGCTCGTGCGTCGCCTCTTCCTGGGCGCCCCCCGAGACGTCGCTTCAAGCAGCCCAGGCTCAACGGAGCGACCCGCGGCTCCTGGGGGTTGGGCCGCGCCCCAAGATGCCCCAGACGCAGCGGGAAAGCGGGCATTGTGCCCCACGTGCTCGCTGCCCCTGTCGGAGAAGGAGCGCTTCTTCAACTACTGCGGTCTGGAGCGCGCGCTGGTGGAGGTGCTGGGCGCCGAGCGCTTCTCTCCGCAGAGCTGGGGCGCCGACGCCAGCCCCCAGCCCGGAACGTCGCCGCCGCCCGGCTCTGGGGACGCCAGCGACTGGACGTCCAGCGACGGCGGCGCAGAACGCCGGGACCGTGCGGAGTGCGGTGGCTCGGAAGCGGCGGGCTCGGCGCGGGACGGGCGCCCCCAGGTGTCGGTGGTGGAGCGCAACGCGCGCGTCATCCAGTGGCTGTACGGCTGCCAGCGCGCCCGCGGCCCGCCGCGCGAGTCCGAGGTGTGA